One window of the Vigna radiata var. radiata cultivar VC1973A chromosome 1, Vradiata_ver6, whole genome shotgun sequence genome contains the following:
- the LOC111241403 gene encoding uncharacterized protein LOC111241403, which produces MNSTSHVPPATETPSSWTEEKHVHFLNTMEAAFVRAMLENQGAATLTRHSLRLDRDLPDTSDSTLDLKPHPRRRTRKLHALAEDSMGPTMRRPRRRSSQPYNPSQDQVVPHAENQREGAAACNGDEDDKRAQN; this is translated from the exons ATGAACTCCACATCGCACGTGCCGCCGGCGACCGAAACGCCATCGTCCTGGACGGAGGAGAAGCACGTGCACTTCCTCAACACCATGGAAGCCGCCTTCGTGCGTGCAATGCTTGAAAACCAAGGCGCCGCAACTCTCACGCGCCACTCCCTGCGCCTCGATCGCGACCTCCCTGACACCTCCGATTCCACGTTGGATTTGAAACCGCATCCCCGACGCCGCACCAGAAAACTCCATGCACTTGCAG AAGATTCAATGGGTCCAACAATGAGAAGACCGAGGAGAAGATCATCTCAGCCGTACAATCCATCACAGGATCAG GTGGTCCCACATGCAGAAAACCAAAGAGAAGGTGCAGCAGCATGTAATGGTGACGAGGATGATAAAAGAGcacaaaattaa